A single window of Eucalyptus grandis isolate ANBG69807.140 chromosome 1, ASM1654582v1, whole genome shotgun sequence DNA harbors:
- the LOC104455216 gene encoding basic form of pathogenesis-related protein 1, whose translation MNSLTIIISLVFISLFQPSHAQNSPQDYLDSHNVARKQVGVANVTWDNALATYAQSYANQRVGDCSLVHSNGPYGENLAKGTSTFTGTYAVSLWVAEKQNYNYNTNTCSSGCDCLHYTQMVWRDSVRVGCARVQCNNGWWYVVCNYDPPGNYEGELPY comes from the coding sequence ATGAATTCTCTGACCATCATCATCTCTCTtgttttcatttctctctttcagCCTAGTCATGCCCAAAACTCACCCCAAGACTATCTTGACTCTCATAATGTCGCTCGGAAGCAAGTTGGTGTGGCGAATGTGACATGGGACAACGCCCTTGCTACCTACGCCCAAAGCTACGCAAATCAACGGGTCGGCGACTGCAGCCTTGTGCACTCCAATGGGCCCTACGGCGAGAACCTTGCCAAGGGCACTAGCACATTCACTGGCACCTATGCCGTTAGCTTGTGGGTCGCAGAGAAGCAAAACTACAATTACAACACCAACACTTGCTCGAGCGGGTGTGACTGCTTGCACTACACTCAGATGGTTTGGCGTGACTCGGTCCGAGTCGGGTGCGCTAGGGTTCAGTGTAACAACGGGTGGTGGTACGTTGTGTGCAACTATGATCCTCCAGGCAACTATGAAGGAGAACTTCCATACTAG
- the LOC104455211 gene encoding putative receptor-like protein kinase At3g47110: MGKQLFLILNFVLLWWWSSITISGSYSQNQTDRLALASFKNAIHEDPFGVLSSWNDSTHHCEWQGVFCSKRHPGRVTSLVLRSQGLEGFLSAHIGNLSFLRVMVLQNNSFRGEIQPQIGNLFRLRNLDLSNNSFGGPIPSNLSHCLNLEILNLIDNQLVWGIHFDLGSLTRLKQLLLSKNSLGGPIPHWIGNLSQLQELSLAINELSGEIPKELSKLKRLTLFQLRSNNLTGEVPTGILNISNLHVFSVSHNQLQGSFLNDVGITSPSLCYFVASYNLFTGMIPSTLTNATGLEYLVLLNNNFHGPIPKNLGRLKGLYVIALGSNQLQNDLSFISSLANCSNLKTLGVEGNLIHGSLPRSFSNLSTSMKEIALSNNQIQGSIPLALENLFNLFALDLSNNNLTDRIPHSIGILSNLERLLLSGNMFTREIPSSIGNITSLGRLDLSSNIFQGYIPQSLRNCKQLIELDLSNNNLTGSVLAEIVGLSSLSITLSLANNNLSGSLPLQVGSLKNLGKLDLSYNRLTGLIPASISECLVLERLHLEANSFHGQIPEALRPLRGLQELDLSNNNFFGPIPSFLAELPLLEYLNLSFNQLEGRVPELGVFLNASSVSIYGNTKLCGGVPSLKLPLCKSSSSKKSSSTKARVIYGVAGSLLCLALLLLCLSIFYHKKKQTTTIASTSLSFENQFLRISYEELLRVTNRFSETNSIGKGRYGTVFKGILDGGATVAIKVLNLMQRGALRSFISECRTLGTIRHRNLVKILSVCSGVDFRGNDFKALIYEFMANESLEEWLHLGTMGRDDECNESRNLSLVQRLNIAIDIATAIEYLHKGCYPAIVHGDLKPSNVLLDNDMVARVGDFGLAKIISTVCVEATGVQDQGSSTSTAVRGSIGYVPPEYGMGHKVSTLGDAYSYGILLLEMFTGKRPTEEAFGHHLNLHNFVRTALPDRAMDIVDLSLLSEAGDRQQEIKIRDCIFSIFEVGVACSMESPPDRMDMTEAIRKLHLIKASYEAKERRIGM; this comes from the exons ATGGGGAAACAACTATTTCTTATTCTCAACTTTGTTCTCTTGTGGTGGTGGAGCTCAATCACAATCTCCGGATCATACTCACAAAACCAAACAGATCGGCTTGCGTTAGCCTCCTTCAAAAATGCAATACATGAAGACCCGTTCGgagtcttgagctcttggaatgATTCTACCCATCATTGTGAGTGGCAAGGTGTATTCTGCAGCAAAAGGCATCCTGGGAGGGTCACGTCCCTAGTCCTAAGATCGCAAGGCTTGGAAGGCTTCCTATCTGCTCATATAGGTAACCTCTCTTTCCTAAGGGTCATGGTTTTACAGAACAACAGCTTCCGTGGCGAAATCCAACCACAGATCGGCAACTTGTTTCGGCTCCGTAATCTCGATCTTAGTAACAACTCATTTGGCGGGCCAATACCCTCCAATCTTTCCCACTGCTTGAACCTTGAAATCCTGAATCTCATAGATAACCAACTTGTGTGGGGAATTCATTTCGATCTTGGTTCTTTAACAAGACTTAAACAATTGCTCTTGTCTAAGAACAGTCTTGGAGGTCCTATTCCTCATTGGATTGGAAACCTCTCGCAGCTACAAGAGCTCTCCCTGGCAATAAATGAGTTGAGCGGAGAAATACCCAAGGAATTGTCCAAACTCAAGAGATTGACACTTTTCCAACTACGTTCCAACAATCTAACCGGTGAGGTTCCAACAGGGATTTTAAACATCTCTAACCTTCATGTATTCAGTGTTAGTCATAACCAGTTGCAGGGAAGTTTTCTCAATGATGTCGGCATcacttctccttctctctgCTACTTTGTTGCCAGCTATAACTTGTTCACCGGGATGATTCCATCAACGTTAACGAATGCCACAGGTCTTGAATATCTTGTACTTTTGAACAACAATTTCCATGGGCCAATACCGAAAAatctgggaaggctaaagggcCTTTATGTGATTGCATTGGGTTCAAACCAGTTGCAGAATGACTTgagttttatttcttctttagctAATTGTTCCAACTTAAAAACTCTCGGGGTGGAAGGGAACTTAATTCACGGATCATTGCCAAGATCCTTCTCCAATCTCTCCACCAGCATGAAGGAAATTGCTTTGTCAAACAATCAGATCCAAGGATCTATTCCCTTAGCCCTCGAAAATCTCTTCAACTTGTTTGCCTTGGATTTGAGCAATAATAATCTAACTGATCGCATTCCTCATTCCATCGGAATACTTTCCAACTTGGAGCGACTTCTTTTAAGCGGTAACATGTTTACTAGAGAGATACCATCTTCGATTGGTAACATTACGTCATTAGGTCGCCTTGACCTTTCCTCCAACATTTTCCAAGGCTACATACCGCAAAGTCTTCGCAACTGTAAGCAACTAATTGAGCTTGATCTTTCGAATAATAACCTAACTGGCTCAGTTCTTGCCGAAATCGTGGGCCTTTCTTCCTTGTCGATCACGTTGAGTCtagcaaataataatttaagCGGATCTCTTCCATTGCAAGTTGGATCTTTAAAGAACCTTGGCAAATTAGATCTGTCTTACAATAGACTGACTGGCTTAATCCCGGCATCCATCAGTGAGTGCTTGGTATTGGAGCGACTTCACTTAGAAGCTAATTCATTTCATGGTCAAATCCCCGAAGCTTTACGTCCATTACGGGGTCTACAAGAGCTGGACCtttccaataataatttttttggtccaaTCCCAAGCTTTCTCGCAGAGCTCCCACTACTCGAGTACTTGAATTTATCCTTCAATCAACTAGAAGGACGAGTTCCAGAGCTTGGAGTTTTTCTTAATGCAAGTTCTGTATCGATTTATGGAAATACGAAACTCTGTGGAGGTGTTCCCAGTCTGAAGCTACCTCTTTGCAAATCATCAAGCTCTAAGAAGTCTTCTTCAACCAAGGCTAGAGTAATATATGGGGTAGCTGGCAGTTTGTTATGTTTAGCTTTGTTGCTCCTATGTCTGTCTATCTTTTACCACAAAAAGAAGCAGACGACAACCATTGCCTCCACTTCATTATCTTTCGAGAACCAATTCTTGAGGATTTCTTATGAAGAACTCCTAAGAGTGACTAATAGATTCTCCGAGACCAATTCGATTGGTAAAGGGAGATACGGCACGGTTTTTAAGGGGATTCTTGATGGCGGTGCCACGGTGGCAATAAAGGTGCTCAATCTAATGCAAAGAGGTGCTTTGAGGAGTTTTATCTCCGAATGTCGAACTCTAGGAACCATTAGACACCGAAACCTCGTGAAGATACTAAGTGTCTGTTCGGGCGTGGACTTTCGTGGCAATGACTTCAAAGCTCTAATATATGAGTTCATGGCTAATGAGAGCTTGGAGGAGTGGCTGCACCTTGGGACTATGGGACGAGATGATGAGTGTAATGAATCAAGAAATTTGAGCCTAGTGCAGAGGTTAAACATCGCCATTGACATAGCTACTGCGATCGAATATCTCCACAAGGGTTGTTATCCAGCAATCGTTCATGGAGATTTGAAGCCAAGTAATGTGCTTTTGGACAATGACATGGTGGCTCGAGTTGGAGATTTTGGGCTTGCAAAGATCATTTCAACAGTGTGTGTCGAAGCCACAGGAGTTCAAGACCAGGGTAGTTCAACTTCAACCGCAGTCAGAGGATCCATTGGCTATGTGCCGCCTG AGTATGGCATGGGACACAAGGTTTCCACACTTGGAGATGCATATAGTTACGGCATTCTATTATTGGAGATGTTCACTGGCAAAAGACCCACCGAAGAGGCCTTTGGGCACCATCTTAACCTCCACAACTTCGTCCGAACGGCTCTTCCAGATCGGGCAATGGACATCGTAGACTTAAGCCTTTTGAGTGAAGCTGGTGATCGACAACAGGAGATCAAAATCAGAGATTGCATTTTCTCCATATTCGAAGTTGGAGTTGCATGTTCGATGGAATCACCGCCGGATCGGATGGATATGACTGAGGCGATCAGGAAATTACACTTGATCAAGGCAAGTTACGAAGCCAAAGAGAGGAGGATAGGTATGTAG